In Nothobranchius furzeri strain GRZ-AD chromosome 19, NfurGRZ-RIMD1, whole genome shotgun sequence, the following are encoded in one genomic region:
- the LOC107394837 gene encoding uncharacterized protein isoform X1: MEKKKIDFGIFDSRAFILKDTVDLSPTQPLPSGSQTCWLRAAGVRAGADTVSETRGSSAGNDEEGETGSARPAEGETGSARPAEGETGSARPAEGETGSARPAEVQVGATVKNEMLLMRGRFECNNK; this comes from the exons atggagaagaaaaagattgattttggaatatttgactcgcgagcttttattttgaaagacaccgtggacctctctccgacacagcccctcccctcaggcagTCAGACATGCTGGTTGAGAGCAGCAGGAGTCAGAGCCGGGGCAGACACGGTGTCAG agaccagaggaagttcagcaggaaatgatgaagaaggggagacaggcagcgccagacctgctgagggggagacaggcagcgccagacctgctgagggggagacaggcagcgcccgacctgctgagggtgagacaggcagcgccagacctgctgaggtgcaggtaggtgctacagtgaagaatgagatgttactgatgagaggaagatttgaatgtaataataagtga
- the LOC107394837 gene encoding skin secretory protein xP2 isoform X3 — protein sequence MEKKKIDFGIFDSRAFILKDTVDLSPTQPLPSGSQTCWLRAAGVRAGADTVSETRGSSAGNDEEGETGSARPAEGETGSARPAEGETGSARPAEGETGSARPAEVQ from the exons atggagaagaaaaagattgattttggaatatttgactcgcgagcttttattttgaaagacaccgtggacctctctccgacacagcccctcccctcaggcagTCAGACATGCTGGTTGAGAGCAGCAGGAGTCAGAGCCGGGGCAGACACGGTGTCAG agaccagaggaagttcagcaggaaatgatgaagaaggggagacaggcagcgccagacctgctgagggggagacaggcagcgccagacctgctgagggggagacaggcagcgcccgacctgctgagggtgagacaggcagcgccagacctgctgaggtgcag